The following coding sequences are from one Epilithonimonas vandammei window:
- a CDS encoding GxxExxY protein, with protein MTENEISKIVFESGLKIHRKLGIGLYESIYEECLFYELKKAEVKVERQKPLNIQYEELLLENAFRMDLLIENKVVLEIKSVESLNNFHASQLKNYLRLGNYKLGMLINFNSQLFKNGVMRIANGLDYITK; from the coding sequence ATGACAGAGAATGAAATTTCAAAGATTGTCTTTGAAAGTGGGTTAAAGATTCATAGAAAATTGGGTATAGGCTTATATGAAAGTATTTACGAAGAATGTCTTTTCTATGAATTGAAAAAAGCAGAAGTAAAAGTCGAAAGGCAAAAACCTCTGAATATCCAATATGAAGAATTGTTGCTGGAAAATGCTTTTAGAATGGATTTATTAATTGAAAACAAGGTTGTTTTAGAAATTAAATCTGTTGAAAGTTTAAATAATTTTCACGCATCACAATTAAAAAATTATTTAAGACTAGGAAATTATAAGTTAGGAATGCTTATTAATTTTAATTCTCAACTATTTAAAAATGGTGTAATGAGAATTGCAAATG